Proteins encoded together in one Neisseria lactamica window:
- the pth gene encoding aminoacyl-tRNA hydrolase, whose translation MSNTIKMVVGLGNPGKEYEQTRHNAGFWFLDELAWKWKASFKEEKKFFGETARAALPDGDVWLLKPATFMNRSGQSVAALAQFYKIKPEEILVVHDELDIPCGRIKFKLGGGNGGHNGLKDIQARLGTADYYRLRLGIGHPGDRNLVVGYVLNKPSTEHRRQIDDAVAKSLQAIPDILAGKWEEATRFLHSK comes from the coding sequence ATGTCAAACACAATCAAAATGGTTGTCGGATTGGGCAACCCGGGCAAAGAATACGAACAGACCCGCCACAATGCGGGTTTTTGGTTCCTCGACGAACTGGCTTGGAAGTGGAAGGCTTCGTTTAAAGAAGAAAAAAAATTCTTCGGCGAAACCGCCCGTGCCGCCCTGCCCGACGGCGATGTCTGGCTGCTCAAGCCGGCCACGTTTATGAACCGTTCCGGACAGTCGGTTGCCGCTCTTGCGCAGTTTTATAAAATCAAACCCGAAGAAATCCTCGTCGTCCACGACGAACTCGACATTCCTTGCGGCAGGATTAAGTTCAAACTCGGCGGCGGCAACGGCGGACACAACGGCTTGAAAGACATTCAGGCACGACTCGGCACAGCCGACTATTACCGCCTGCGCCTCGGTATCGGTCATCCGGGCGACCGCAACCTCGTCGTCGGCTATGTCCTGAACAAACCCAGTACGGAACACCGCCGGCAGATTGACGATGCCGTCGCCAAATCCCTGCAAGCCATACCCGACATCCTTGCCGGCAAATGGGAAGAAGCAACCCGCTTCCTGCACAGCAAATGA
- a CDS encoding RnfH family protein, with protein sequence MLEIEIVYGLPDRQVLKTMQLAEGITVRAAALQSGLDGIFEDLNLHSAPLGIFGKAVKDDTPLRDGDRIEVYRPLLIDPKEARRKRVQNQEE encoded by the coding sequence ATGCTTGAAATTGAAATTGTGTACGGTCTGCCCGACCGACAGGTTTTGAAAACCATGCAGCTTGCCGAGGGAATAACCGTCCGCGCCGCCGCACTGCAAAGCGGTTTGGACGGCATATTTGAAGATTTAAACCTGCATTCCGCGCCTTTGGGCATTTTCGGCAAAGCGGTCAAAGACGATACGCCCCTGCGCGACGGCGACCGCATCGAAGTGTACCGCCCGCTGTTGATCGACCCCAAAGAAGCGCGCCGCAAACGCGTTCAAAATCAAGAAGAATAA
- a CDS encoding type II toxin-antitoxin system RatA family toxin codes for MKKVEKNILVLHGANKMFELVDKVEDYPHFLPWYSKTEVIGRSGNELKARLFMDYMHVRQSFATHNRNIPGREIRMELLEGPFKTLRGTWKFIDLGDDMCKIEFKLEYDFSNAVLSALISPVFNHLSATLVEAFVKEADRRYA; via the coding sequence GTGAAAAAAGTTGAAAAAAACATCTTGGTGCTGCACGGCGCGAACAAAATGTTCGAGCTGGTCGATAAGGTTGAAGACTATCCGCACTTTCTGCCGTGGTACAGCAAGACCGAGGTCATCGGGCGTAGCGGCAACGAACTGAAGGCGCGGCTGTTTATGGACTATATGCACGTTCGCCAATCGTTTGCCACGCACAACCGCAACATCCCCGGCAGGGAAATCCGTATGGAACTGCTCGAAGGCCCGTTCAAAACCTTACGCGGAACGTGGAAATTCATCGATTTGGGCGACGATATGTGCAAAATTGAATTCAAGCTTGAATACGATTTTTCCAATGCCGTTTTGTCCGCCTTAATTTCCCCCGTCTTCAACCACCTTTCCGCCACGCTGGTCGAAGCGTTCGTCAAAGAGGCAGACCGCCGTTATGCTTGA
- the ftsH gene encoding ATP-dependent zinc metalloprotease FtsH yields the protein MGNAFKSILVWVALGIGLMAAFNALDRKKEDNGQIEYSQFIRQVNNGEVSGVNIEGSVVSGYLIKGERTDKSTFFTNAPLDDNLIKTLLDKNVRVKVTPEEKPSALAALFYSLLPVLLLIGAWFYFMRMQTGGGGKGGAFSFGKSRARLLDKDANKVTFADVAGCDEAKEEVQEIVDYLKAPNRYQSLGGRVPRGILLAGSPGTGKTLLAKAIAGEAGVPFFSISGSDFVEMFVGVGASRVRDMFEQAKKNAPCIIFIDEIDAVGRQRGAGLGGGNDEREQTLNQLLVEMDGFESNQTVIVIAATNRPDVLDPALQRPGRFDRQVVVPLPDIRGREQILNVHSKKVPLDESVDLLSLARGTPGFSGADLANLVNEAALFAGRRNKVKVDQSDFEDAKDKIYMGPERRSMVMHEDEKRATAYHESGHAIVAESLPFTDPVHKVTIMPRGRALGLTWQLPERDRISMYKDQLLSQLSILFGGRIAEDIFVGRISTGASNDFERATQMAREMVTRYGMSDKMGVMVYAENEGEVFLGRSVTRSQNISEKTQQDIDAEIRRILDEQYQIAYKILDENRDKMETMCKALMEWETIDRDQVLEIMAGKQPSPPKDYSHNLRENADAAENNVPHAPAREETEAPAPADTASTESGQQPENKA from the coding sequence GTGGGGAACGCCTTTAAATCAATCCTTGTCTGGGTCGCCTTGGGTATCGGCCTGATGGCTGCGTTCAACGCTTTAGACCGTAAAAAAGAAGACAACGGGCAAATCGAATATTCGCAGTTCATCCGACAGGTCAACAACGGCGAAGTATCCGGCGTCAATATCGAAGGATCCGTCGTCAGCGGCTACCTGATTAAGGGCGAGCGCACCGACAAAAGCACATTTTTCACCAATGCGCCTTTAGACGACAATTTAATCAAAACGCTTTTAGACAAAAACGTCCGCGTAAAAGTAACGCCGGAAGAAAAACCGAGCGCGCTGGCTGCCCTGTTTTACAGCCTGCTGCCCGTATTGTTGCTGATCGGCGCGTGGTTCTACTTTATGCGTATGCAGACGGGCGGCGGCGGAAAAGGCGGCGCATTCTCATTCGGCAAAAGCCGTGCGCGCCTGCTGGACAAAGATGCCAACAAAGTGACCTTTGCCGATGTCGCAGGCTGCGACGAAGCCAAAGAAGAAGTGCAGGAAATCGTCGATTACCTGAAAGCGCCGAACCGCTATCAAAGCCTCGGCGGTCGCGTGCCGCGCGGCATCCTGCTGGCGGGCAGCCCGGGTACGGGTAAGACGCTTTTGGCAAAAGCCATTGCAGGCGAAGCCGGTGTGCCGTTCTTCAGCATTTCAGGTTCCGACTTTGTCGAAATGTTCGTCGGTGTCGGTGCGAGCCGCGTCCGCGATATGTTCGAGCAGGCGAAGAAAAACGCTCCCTGTATCATCTTTATTGATGAAATCGACGCAGTCGGCCGCCAACGCGGCGCAGGTTTGGGCGGCGGCAATGATGAGCGCGAGCAAACATTAAACCAATTGTTGGTTGAAATGGACGGTTTTGAGAGCAATCAGACTGTGATAGTGATTGCGGCAACCAACCGTCCCGACGTACTCGATCCGGCATTGCAGCGGCCCGGCCGTTTCGACCGCCAAGTCGTCGTCCCCCTGCCGGACATCCGGGGGCGCGAACAGATTTTGAACGTCCATTCTAAAAAAGTGCCTTTGGACGAATCGGTGGATTTATTGTCCCTCGCGCGCGGCACGCCGGGTTTTTCCGGCGCGGATTTGGCGAACCTGGTCAACGAAGCCGCCCTGTTTGCCGGCCGCCGCAACAAAGTCAAAGTCGATCAGAGCGATTTTGAAGATGCCAAAGACAAAATCTATATGGGCCCGGAACGCCGCAGTATGGTGATGCACGAAGACGAAAAACGTGCGACGGCGTATCATGAGTCCGGACACGCGATTGTTGCCGAAAGCCTGCCCTTTACCGACCCCGTCCACAAAGTAACCATTATGCCGCGCGGACGTGCGCTGGGTCTGACTTGGCAGCTTCCGGAGCGCGACCGCATCAGTATGTATAAAGATCAGTTGTTGAGCCAACTCTCCATCCTGTTCGGCGGACGGATTGCCGAAGACATCTTCGTCGGACGCATCTCCACCGGCGCATCAAACGACTTTGAACGCGCAACCCAAATGGCGCGCGAAATGGTAACGCGCTACGGTATGAGCGACAAAATGGGCGTGATGGTTTATGCGGAAAACGAAGGCGAAGTCTTCTTGGGACGCAGCGTAACCCGTTCGCAAAACATTTCCGAGAAAACCCAGCAGGACATCGATGCGGAAATCCGCCGGATTTTGGACGAGCAATACCAAATCGCCTACAAAATCCTGGACGAAAACCGCGACAAGATGGAAACGATGTGCAAAGCCCTGATGGAATGGGAAACCATAGACCGCGATCAGGTACTGGAAATTATGGCGGGCAAACAACCCAGTCCGCCCAAGGATTATAGCCACAACCTGCGCGAGAATGCGGACGCGGCGGAAAATAACGTGCCGCACGCTCCGGCTCGGGAAGAAACCGAAGCACCTGCCCCGGCAGACACCGCTTCGACAGAGTCCGGGCAGCAGCCTGAAAACAAGGCTTAA
- a CDS encoding RlmE family RNA methyltransferase — MAVRSKSSKAWLHEHVNDHYVHMAQKDGYRARAAYKLLEINEKDKLIKPGTVLADLGSAPGSWSQVAAKLTGTSGAVFALDILPMEPIGGVSFIQGDFRENDVLAQFEGLLNNRPLDLVICDMAPNMSGNAVSDQARSFYLCELALDFASQHLKTGGSFLVKVFQGAGYQEYMAAMREIFGTVQTRKPEASRNRSSEIYLLGKNKR, encoded by the coding sequence ATGGCTGTACGTTCCAAATCCTCAAAAGCGTGGCTGCACGAACACGTCAACGATCACTATGTCCATATGGCGCAAAAAGACGGCTATCGCGCCCGCGCCGCATACAAACTGCTGGAAATCAACGAAAAAGACAAATTAATCAAACCCGGCACGGTACTTGCCGACTTGGGCAGCGCGCCGGGAAGCTGGTCGCAGGTTGCCGCCAAGCTGACAGGTACTTCCGGAGCAGTTTTCGCCTTGGACATCCTGCCTATGGAACCCATAGGGGGCGTATCCTTCATTCAGGGCGACTTCAGGGAAAACGACGTTTTGGCGCAATTTGAAGGCTTATTAAACAACCGCCCCTTAGACCTTGTAATCTGCGATATGGCGCCCAATATGTCGGGAAACGCCGTAAGCGATCAGGCGCGCAGCTTTTATTTGTGCGAACTGGCTTTGGACTTCGCCTCGCAACACCTGAAAACCGGCGGCAGCTTTTTAGTCAAAGTCTTTCAGGGAGCAGGCTATCAGGAATACATGGCGGCCATGCGCGAAATTTTCGGCACGGTGCAGACGCGCAAACCCGAAGCCTCGCGCAATCGCTCCAGTGAGATTTATTTATTGGGCAAAAATAAACGCTGA
- the yhbY gene encoding ribosome assembly RNA-binding protein YhbY, protein MSDTKLTTKEILELKARAHHLNPVVMVGQQGLTDSVIRETDAALTAHELIKVRVFGDDRAERVEICNALCEAVDAQLIQHIGKLLVLWRKNIEA, encoded by the coding sequence ATGTCCGATACGAAATTAACGACCAAAGAAATTTTGGAATTGAAAGCGCGCGCGCATCATTTGAATCCCGTCGTGATGGTCGGGCAGCAGGGTCTGACGGATTCCGTCATCAGGGAAACCGATGCCGCGCTGACGGCGCATGAGTTGATTAAGGTGCGCGTGTTCGGCGACGACCGTGCCGAACGTGTCGAAATCTGTAATGCCTTGTGTGAGGCGGTTGACGCGCAACTGATCCAACATATCGGGAAACTTTTGGTATTGTGGCGTAAGAATATCGAAGCCTGA